From the genome of Prunus persica cultivar Lovell chromosome G8, Prunus_persica_NCBIv2, whole genome shotgun sequence:
GATCTACACGGGTGGGGTCGGCGCCACGTGCGGGTTACACAGCGGGAAATTGTTAGGTCGGGTTATAGTGCCGTTGTCGGAGCTGGTTTTGGCGGAGTCCAGACCCGTCGTGTATCAGAACGGGTGGGTCGCCATTGGAGGAGGGAAGAAGAATGGCAGTGGGTCCTCGTCGGCGCAGTTGTTTTTGAGCGTCCGGGCGGAACCCGACCCGAGATTCGTTTTCCAGTTCGACGGCGAGCCCGAGTGTAGCCCGCAGGTTTTTCAAGTGCAAGGGACTGTGAAGCAGCCGGTGTTCACTTGCAAGTTTGGGTTCAGAGATATGCAATCGAGGTTAGTTTATTTCACTTCTTTCACTCTCGTTTACCGTGTTTGGTTGCCGAGAAAATCACTCAATTCCCCTGcttgaaattaatttatttttcaaaacgGCAAACAAATCTATCGTCTCGAAGTCAAAATTTTCCCCTTttactaatttctttttttattggatTTGTTTCAACAGGTCAATGTCTTCAGAGCCAGGCACACCGAGAAATTGGCTGCCTTTTGGTGGGGCCCACAAGGAGCAAAGCGGGAAAGAGCGAAAAGGGTGGTCCATTACCATCCACGACCTGTCCGGCTCGCCGGTGGCGGCGGCTTCCATGGTGACGCCGTTCGTGGCCTCGCCCGGCTCACACTGCGTAAGCCGGTCCAACCCCGGGGCGTGGCTCATCCTCCGACCGAACGAGGGCACGTGGCAGCCGTGGGGCCGGCTCGAGTCTTGGCTCGAGCGCGGCGGGTCCGACACGGTCGGCTACAGGTTCGAGCTGCAGAACACGACGCTCGCGAACTCAACCCTCGGCGCGAAAACTGGCGGGAAATTCTCGATCGACCTGACGTCGAGCCTCACTCCGGCGAACAGCCCTCACAGCAGCTTCGACTTCGGGTCCGGAACCGGGTCGAGACCGGGATCAGGATCAGGGTCGGACTTCGGGTTCGGGTTATTCC
Proteins encoded in this window:
- the LOC18768409 gene encoding uncharacterized protein LOC18768409, which gives rise to MDPCPFVRILVGDLTVKYPTASRPSSATVHPSSSPCFCKIKLTNFPHQSSTVPLILSNGQNLDTTTHDHSLSACFNLNKTQIESLASKRPCLKLSIYTGGVGATCGLHSGKLLGRVIVPLSELVLAESRPVVYQNGWVAIGGGKKNGSGSSSAQLFLSVRAEPDPRFVFQFDGEPECSPQVFQVQGTVKQPVFTCKFGFRDMQSRSMSSEPGTPRNWLPFGGAHKEQSGKERKGWSITIHDLSGSPVAAASMVTPFVASPGSHCVSRSNPGAWLILRPNEGTWQPWGRLESWLERGGSDTVGYRFELQNTTLANSTLGAKTGGKFSIDLTSSLTPANSPHSSFDFGSGTGSRPGSGSGSDFGFGLFPQLIQRGFVMSSTVEGVGKCSKPEVEVGVQHVTCTEDAAAYVALAAAMDLSMDACRPFSQKLRKELRQQ